In Kineococcus sp. NBC_00420, a single genomic region encodes these proteins:
- a CDS encoding DUF3866 family protein → MTIRWRSATVQRLGASWPGSQELFATLASGPEAGAEVKALAHPDLVGFPQPGERVLLNTSALARGLGTGGYALVVALPDALPADPPAGPGHLVKARYTPLQTMVLGVDDQESEHHALLADADDLDATPVVVADLHSALPAILAGVRAEAPDARVVYVMTDGGALPAAFSRAVAGLREAGWLTSCVSTGQAFGGDLEASTVHTGLLAAKLVAGADVVVVAQGPGNLGTGSRWGFSGVAVGEALNAAAVLGGRPVAALRVSQADARDRHRGVSHHTLTAVGRVALAPVDVVVPDSPGAFYDRVREQARSLCGRHTYVEIPEAGLDDALATSPVRLSTMGRGLDTDRAGFLTAAAAGRHAARLLTS, encoded by the coding sequence GTGACGATCCGGTGGCGTTCTGCAACTGTCCAGCGACTCGGGGCGTCGTGGCCCGGTTCCCAGGAGCTGTTCGCGACCCTCGCGTCGGGGCCCGAGGCGGGCGCCGAGGTGAAGGCCCTGGCCCACCCCGACCTCGTCGGCTTCCCGCAGCCGGGCGAGCGGGTGCTGCTCAACACCTCCGCGCTGGCCCGGGGCCTGGGGACGGGTGGCTACGCCCTCGTCGTCGCGCTGCCCGACGCGTTGCCCGCCGATCCGCCCGCCGGGCCCGGCCACCTCGTGAAGGCCCGCTACACCCCGCTGCAGACGATGGTCCTGGGCGTGGACGACCAGGAGTCGGAGCACCACGCCCTGCTCGCCGACGCCGACGACCTCGACGCCACCCCCGTCGTCGTCGCCGACCTGCACTCCGCGCTGCCCGCGATCCTGGCCGGGGTCCGCGCCGAGGCCCCCGACGCGAGAGTCGTGTACGTGATGACCGACGGCGGGGCGCTGCCGGCCGCGTTCTCCCGCGCCGTCGCCGGGCTGCGGGAGGCGGGGTGGCTCACGAGCTGCGTGAGCACGGGCCAGGCCTTCGGGGGCGACCTGGAGGCCTCGACCGTCCACACCGGTCTGCTCGCGGCGAAGCTCGTCGCGGGCGCCGACGTCGTCGTCGTCGCTCAGGGCCCGGGCAACCTGGGGACGGGATCACGCTGGGGCTTCTCCGGCGTCGCCGTCGGTGAGGCCCTCAACGCCGCCGCCGTGCTGGGGGGCCGCCCCGTCGCGGCCCTGCGGGTGTCGCAGGCCGACGCCCGCGACCGCCACCGCGGTGTCTCGCACCACACGCTCACCGCGGTCGGGCGTGTCGCCCTGGCCCCCGTCGACGTCGTCGTCCCCGACTCCCCCGGCGCGTTCTACGACCGCGTCCGCGAGCAGGCCCGCTCCCTCTGCGGCCGCCACACCTACGTCGAGATCCCCGAAGCCGGCCTCGACGACGCCCTGGCGACGAGCCCCGTCCGCCTCTCGACCATGGGCCGAGGCCTCGACACCGACCGCGCCGGCTTCCTCACCGCCGCCGCCGCCGGCCGCCACGCCGCCCGCCTCCTCACCTCGTGA
- a CDS encoding helix-turn-helix transcriptional regulator translates to MTTTPATSSSPPGGAAAAARGARRTERLLNLVIALSATRRWLTKEQIRTAVPQYADCATTVAFERMFERDKEDLRELGVPLDTGGEDPLFEDEAGYRIDREAYALPEIRFTPGELAVLSLASRVWQQASLAGPATRALVKLRSLGVEPDESSLIGVEPRVRTAEPAFDPLYAATRDKTPVSFTYRRAGGEPATRHVEPWAIVSWHGRWYLVGHDRDRADSRVFRLSRVASAVKRIGRAGSYDVPAGIDPREIVAGSIGPVRPPREARLLVTEGSGLALRRRARSVEVGAGESVGEDVVVVEVSDVEVSADEIAGYGADVLVLAPQDLRDAVVRRLRGAAGA, encoded by the coding sequence ATGACGACGACCCCAGCGACGTCCTCGAGCCCACCGGGTGGGGCGGCCGCGGCTGCCCGCGGAGCCCGTCGCACCGAACGGCTGCTGAACCTCGTGATCGCGCTGTCGGCGACGCGCCGCTGGCTCACCAAGGAGCAGATCCGCACGGCCGTCCCGCAGTACGCCGACTGCGCCACCACCGTCGCCTTCGAGCGGATGTTCGAGCGCGACAAGGAGGACCTGCGCGAACTCGGCGTCCCCCTCGACACCGGCGGCGAGGACCCGTTGTTCGAGGACGAGGCCGGCTACCGGATCGACCGCGAGGCCTACGCGCTGCCCGAGATCCGGTTCACCCCGGGTGAGCTCGCCGTCCTGTCGCTGGCCAGCCGGGTCTGGCAGCAGGCGAGCCTCGCCGGCCCCGCGACCCGCGCGCTGGTGAAGCTGCGCAGCCTCGGCGTCGAACCCGACGAGAGCTCCCTCATCGGCGTGGAACCGCGGGTGCGCACCGCGGAACCCGCCTTCGACCCGCTCTACGCCGCGACCCGCGACAAGACCCCGGTGTCCTTCACCTACCGCCGCGCCGGCGGCGAACCCGCGACCCGCCACGTCGAACCGTGGGCCATCGTCAGCTGGCACGGGCGCTGGTACCTCGTCGGGCACGACCGGGACCGTGCGGACTCGCGGGTCTTCCGTCTGTCCCGGGTCGCCTCCGCGGTCAAGCGGATCGGACGGGCCGGCAGCTACGACGTGCCCGCGGGCATCGACCCCCGCGAGATCGTCGCGGGCAGCATCGGACCCGTCCGGCCGCCCCGGGAGGCACGGCTGCTGGTCACGGAGGGCAGCGGACTGGCGTTGCGACGCCGGGCCCGCAGCGTCGAGGTGGGCGCGGGAGAGAGCGTGGGGGAGGACGTGGTCGTGGTGGAGGTCAGCGACGTGGAGGTGAGCGCGGACGAGATCGCCGGCTACGGCGCGGACGTCCTGGTCCTCGCACCGCAGGACCTGCGCGACGCCGTGGTGCGTCGACTCCGTGGGGCGGCGGGCGCATGA
- a CDS encoding helix-turn-helix transcriptional regulator, translated as MSGSASTERLSRLLAMVPYLLTHQGIPLEEASEHFGISDDDLVHDLELLFVCGTPGHMPDDLIDARWDSGRIYLSNADPIARPARLGVDEAVALLVGLRTLAQVPGLHDREALEGATAKLSEATGEAGRAAGSVTVDVSSGEESAGVLETCRAALRDHRRLHLSYLVPSRDERTERDVDPMRLVSVEGRWYLEAWCHRAEGVRLFRVDRIESAEVLDVDGTPPTQAVSRDVGSDLFKPSPDDLVVTIDLAQQAAWVVDYYPVDSVEDAPEDGWEEAALRVRLRTADTHWVHRLLLRLGAGARVVDPPELAVDVRNGALAALERYR; from the coding sequence ATGAGCGGCAGCGCGTCGACGGAGCGGCTGTCGCGGCTGCTGGCGATGGTCCCCTACCTGCTCACCCACCAGGGCATCCCGCTGGAGGAGGCCTCGGAGCACTTCGGCATCAGCGACGACGACCTCGTGCACGACCTGGAGCTGCTCTTCGTCTGCGGGACGCCCGGGCACATGCCCGACGACCTCATCGACGCCCGCTGGGACTCCGGGCGGATCTACCTCTCCAACGCCGACCCGATCGCGCGCCCGGCCCGCCTCGGCGTCGACGAGGCCGTCGCCCTGCTCGTGGGTCTGCGCACGCTGGCCCAGGTCCCGGGTCTGCACGACCGCGAGGCCCTCGAGGGTGCGACGGCGAAGCTGTCGGAGGCGACGGGGGAGGCGGGCCGGGCCGCGGGGTCGGTGACCGTGGACGTCAGCTCGGGGGAGGAGAGCGCCGGTGTCCTCGAGACCTGCCGGGCCGCCCTGCGCGATCACCGGCGCCTGCACCTGAGCTACCTCGTGCCCAGCCGCGACGAGCGCACGGAACGCGACGTGGACCCGATGCGGTTGGTGAGCGTGGAGGGACGCTGGTACCTGGAGGCGTGGTGCCACCGCGCCGAGGGCGTCCGGTTGTTCCGGGTCGACCGGATCGAGTCCGCCGAGGTCCTCGACGTCGACGGGACCCCACCGACGCAGGCGGTCTCGCGCGACGTGGGCTCCGACCTGTTCAAGCCCAGCCCGGACGACCTCGTCGTCACCATCGACCTTGCGCAGCAGGCCGCGTGGGTCGTCGACTACTACCCCGTCGACTCCGTCGAGGACGCGCCGGAGGACGGCTGGGAGGAGGCCGCCCTGCGCGTGAGGCTCCGCACGGCGGACACGCACTGGGTGCACCGGTTGCTCCTGCGCCTCGGTGCCGGTGCCCGCGTCGTCGACCCGCCGGAGCTGGCCGTGGACGTGCGCAACGGCGCCCTGGCCGCCCTGGAGAGGTACCGCTGA
- the tatA gene encoding Sec-independent protein translocase subunit TatA, giving the protein MFRNLVDHPWVLVILVVLIIALFGSKRLPDAARGLGRSMRIFKSEVKEMKNDGKEETTKSPTAAGLDSEPTALEAKLAAEEAQAKAASEHQTRAS; this is encoded by the coding sequence ATGTTCCGCAACCTCGTCGACCACCCCTGGGTGCTCGTCATCCTCGTCGTGCTGATCATCGCGCTGTTCGGCAGCAAGCGTCTGCCCGACGCCGCGCGTGGCCTCGGCCGCTCGATGCGCATCTTCAAGTCCGAGGTCAAGGAGATGAAGAACGACGGCAAGGAGGAGACCACGAAGTCTCCGACCGCCGCCGGCCTCGACTCCGAACCCACGGCCCTCGAAGCCAAGCTGGCCGCCGAAGAGGCGCAGGCCAAGGCGGCGTCCGAGCACCAGACGCGCGCGTCCTGA
- the tatC gene encoding twin-arginine translocase subunit TatC — MAVTTVRRRSSKDPEGRMPLMDHLKELRNRAVKAGIALLIGSVLGWFLWRGWNEPFWGLPSFHGGIFGLIQDPLVKAAAAKNLSNVSINFGQVGSAFDFAIKGAIWVGVIASSPFWLWQFWAFITPGLTRKERRYAVGFISAAVPLFLLGAGIAYSVLPNAVRFLIDFTPENGSNVIDSSIYLSFTMRIILAFGVGFLMPVVLVGLNFAHLLSGKAILKQWRISVFLSFLFSAIVTPTSDITTMLLLACPLLILFAVATVICLLSDRRRSKNSDEPDYTNLSDDEASAI, encoded by the coding sequence ATGGCCGTCACCACTGTCCGACGACGCTCCTCCAAGGATCCCGAGGGGCGCATGCCCCTCATGGACCACCTGAAGGAGCTGCGCAACCGCGCCGTCAAGGCCGGTATCGCCCTGTTGATCGGCAGCGTGCTGGGCTGGTTCTTGTGGCGTGGGTGGAACGAGCCGTTCTGGGGTCTGCCCAGCTTCCACGGCGGGATCTTCGGTCTCATCCAGGACCCGCTGGTCAAGGCTGCGGCGGCCAAGAACCTGAGCAACGTCAGCATCAACTTCGGTCAGGTCGGGTCTGCCTTCGACTTCGCCATCAAGGGTGCGATCTGGGTCGGTGTCATCGCCTCCAGTCCGTTCTGGCTGTGGCAGTTCTGGGCGTTCATCACGCCGGGGCTGACCCGGAAGGAACGTCGCTACGCGGTGGGGTTCATCTCCGCTGCGGTGCCACTGTTCCTCCTCGGGGCGGGGATCGCCTACAGCGTTCTGCCGAACGCAGTCCGGTTCCTCATCGACTTCACCCCCGAGAACGGGTCGAACGTCATCGACTCCTCGATCTACCTCAGCTTCACGATGCGCATCATCCTGGCCTTCGGCGTCGGGTTCCTCATGCCGGTGGTCCTGGTCGGGCTCAACTTCGCCCACCTGCTGTCCGGCAAGGCGATCCTGAAGCAGTGGCGCATCAGCGTCTTCCTGAGCTTCCTCTTCTCCGCGATCGTGACGCCGACGTCCGACATCACGACGATGCTGTTGCTCGCCTGCCCACTGCTCATCCTCTTCGCCGTCGCCACGGTCATCTGTCTCCTCAGTGACCGTCGCCGTTCGAAGAACTCCGACGAGCCGGACTACACGAACCTCAGCGACGACGAAGCCAGCGCCATCTGA
- a CDS encoding diacylglycerol/lipid kinase family protein yields MTSRGRVGLLVNPTAGRGVGRVAGAHVLSTLQHLGHPVTDLSGIDFASSARAARERAGEFEALVVVGGDGLVHAGLEAVAGTSTALGIVPTGTGNDLARGLDLPLGDPVRSAELVSTALHEGRSRTVDAVRVGSHWFGSILASGVDALINERANSWRWPRGPARYTLAAVRELAVVRGLPMRITLDGTTVDQECLLVAVANTRSYGGGILMAPDADPTDGLLDVVVVDRLPPIAALQLFPRARRGAHLKLPAVHVHRVRSVTLEVLPGAAQPHPHADGEPFGHLPVTCTVVPGALRVLG; encoded by the coding sequence ATGACCTCTCGGGGGCGGGTCGGCCTCCTCGTGAACCCGACGGCGGGTCGCGGGGTCGGCCGTGTCGCAGGTGCGCACGTCCTCTCGACCCTGCAGCACCTCGGTCACCCGGTGACCGACCTCTCGGGCATCGACTTCGCCTCCTCCGCTCGCGCCGCGCGCGAGCGAGCCGGCGAGTTCGAGGCCCTCGTCGTGGTCGGGGGCGACGGTCTGGTGCACGCCGGCCTCGAGGCCGTCGCCGGCACGTCGACCGCCCTGGGCATCGTCCCCACCGGCACCGGCAACGACCTCGCCCGCGGGCTCGACCTCCCGCTGGGTGATCCGGTGCGTTCGGCGGAGCTCGTCTCCACGGCCCTGCACGAGGGCCGGTCGCGGACGGTCGACGCCGTGCGGGTGGGGTCGCACTGGTTCGGCAGCATCCTCGCCTCCGGGGTCGACGCCCTCATCAACGAACGTGCCAACTCCTGGCGCTGGCCGCGCGGGCCCGCGCGCTACACCCTCGCCGCGGTGCGGGAGCTCGCCGTCGTCCGGGGGCTGCCGATGCGGATCACCCTCGACGGCACCACCGTCGACCAGGAGTGCCTGCTCGTCGCCGTCGCCAACACCCGCAGCTACGGCGGCGGCATCCTCATGGCCCCCGACGCCGACCCGACGGACGGGCTCCTCGACGTCGTCGTCGTCGACCGCCTGCCGCCGATCGCCGCGTTGCAGCTCTTCCCCCGGGCTCGCCGGGGTGCGCACCTGAAGCTGCCCGCCGTCCACGTCCACCGGGTCCGCAGCGTCACCCTCGAGGTCCTCCCCGGCGCAGCGCAGCCGCACCCCCACGCCGACGGCGAACCGTTCGGGCACCTCCCCGTCACCTGCACCGTGGTGCCGGGCGCGCTGCGGGTGCTCGGCTGA